Part of the Streptomyces sp. NBC_01460 genome, GACCTGCTGGAGTCCGCGGGCGAGCTGCGCGAGCGGCTCAACGCCAACACCGCGCTCTTCCGCTCCCGGATGACCGAGGAAGGCTTCGACATCCTGCCCGGCGACCACGCCATCGCCCCCGTGATGATCGGGGACGCGGCGAAGGCAGGCCGGATGGCGGAGCTGCTCCTCGAGCGCGGTGTGTACGTGATCGGGTTCTCGTACCCCGTCGTCCCGCAGGGGGCCGCGCGTATCCGCGTGCAGCTCTCGGCGGCCCACTCCACCGACGACGTCAACCGGGCCGTGGACGCGTTCGTCGACGCGCGGTCCGCGCTGGAGGCGTAGGGACACCCCGCGACCTGGGACAATGAGCACATGATCGATGCCCGGCGGCTGCGGATCCTCCGTGCGGTGGCGGACCACCGTACGGTGACCGCCGCGGCCGCCGCGCTGTACCTGACCCCCTCAGCCGTCTCCCAGCAGCTCGCCGCCCTGGAGCAGGAGACCGGTCACCGGCTGGTGGAGCGCGGGGCGCGGGGTGCCCGGCTGACCGCCGCGGGGGAGATCCTGCTGACCCACGCCAACGCCGTCCTCGCCCAGCTGGAACGGGCCGAGGCGGAGCTCGCGGAGTACGGCGCGGGCGTCGCGGGGACGGTCACCGTCGCCGCCTTCGCCACGGGCATCGGGCTCGTCCTCGCCCCGGCCATCGCCGAACTGACCCGTACCGCACCCGGGATCCGGGTGCGGGTGCAGGACGCCGAGGGCGACGCGAGCGTGCCGATGGTGCTGGACCGGCAGGTCGACGTGGCGGTCGCCGTCGAATACCGGGGAGCGCCCGGGGTCGACGACCGCAGGCTGACCCGGGTGCCGCTGTACTCCGAGCCCTTCGACGCGGTGCTGCCGGTCGGCCACCGCCTCGGCGGACAGGACCACGTGTCCGTGGCCGATCTGGCCGAGGAGGTGTGGATCGGCCCGTACCCCGGCAATCCGTGTCATGACGTGGTGGTCCTGGCCTGCGAGTACGCCGGCTTCGCACCCCGGCTCGAGCACTCGTCGGACGACTTCCACGCGGTGGTCGCGCTGGCCGGGGCGGGCGCGGGAGTGGCGCTGGTGCCCCGCTCGGCGCTCCGCGGCACGGAGCTCGGCCGGGTCGTCGTGCGGCCCGTCGAGGGCGTCGCCCCGACCCGGCGCGTGTTCGCCGCGGTACGGCAGGGAGCGGAGGGACACCCGTTGATCAAGCCGGTCCTGGACGCGCTGGTCACGGCGGCCGGACCGGTGTGACGCGCGTGCGCCGCACGCCCGGCCGCCGGGCGGGCGGGGCGGAGCTCAGGCGGGCTGCAGCAGGTCCCACCGGTTCCCGTGGAGGTCCTCGAACACCGCGACGGAGCCGTAGACCTCGTGCCGCGGCTCCTCCAGGAAACGCACCCCGGCGGCCAGCATCCGGGCGTGGTCGCCTGCGAAGTCCTCCGTGTGCAGGAAGAAGCCGACCCGGCCGCCCGTCTGCGCGCCGATGCTCGCCCGCTGCGCCTCGTCCTTGGCGCGGGCCAGCAGCAGGCCGGTGCCCGAGGTGCCGCGCGGCCGCACGACCACCCAGCGGGAGCCGTCGCCCCGGTCCGTGTCCTCCACCAGCTCGAAGCCGAGGGCGCCGGTGTAGAAGGAGAGGGCCTCGTCGTAGTCGCTGACGACCAGCGTGACCAGAGCGATGTGGGACATGGGGATCCTCGTCGTCGGGAGCGATGGATGGAGTTATACGTAACACTAACGTGGACCCGTGCGGACGGGGAGAATGCCGGCCATGGACACGAGCGACCTCGCCGCGCTGACGGCACGCGCCCGCCGCCTGGCCCAGGGCGGCCACCGCCGCGTCCTCGGCATCGCGGGCGCTCCCGGCGCGGGCAAGTCCACGCTGGCCGCCCGCATCGTCGAGGCGCTCGAAGGCCTCGCCGTCCTCGTCCCGATGGACGGCTTCCACCTGGCGGGGGCGGAGCTCGAACGCCTCGGGCGGGCGGACCGCAAGGGTGCGCCCGACACCTTCGACGCCGCCGGATACGCGGCGCTGCTCCGGCGGCTGCGCCGTCCCGAGGGGCCGCACCCCGTCTACGCGCCCGCTTTCGACCGGGCGCTGGAGGAGCCGGTCGCCGGGTCCGTGTGCGTCCCCGCGGACACCCCGCTCGTCGTGACCGAGGGCAACTACCTGCTGCTGGACGAGGGGGCCTGGGCGCCGGTGCGCGGGCTGCTGGACGAGGCGTGGTTCCTGGACGCCGACCCGGAGCTGCGGGTGAGCAGGCTCGTGGACCGGCACGTGCGGTTCGGCAAGCCCCGCCCGTACGCCGAGCGTTGGGTCGCCGGCTCCGACGAGCGCAACGCGCGGCTCGTCGAGAGGCACAGGGGCCGGGCCGACCTCGTCGTACGGCTCCGCTGAGGCGGGCCCGCGTGTTGCCCTGAATCCCGCTCGCGTCCACCCCTGCCGACGGGCAGGATGCAGAGTGCCGCGTCGCCCGCCAGGAGGTCCCCATGCCCAGCACCGACCAGCCCGTGCCCTTCACCGCCGAGGACTACCGGGCCCGGATGATCCGCGCGGCCGAGGCCGCCGACGAGGCCGGCCTGGCAGGCGTCCTCGTCGCACCGGGGCCCGACATGGTCCATCTCACCGGCTACCGGCCGACCGCGGACACCGAGCGCCTCACCCTGCTCGTCCTCAGGGCGGGCCAGGACCCCGTCCTCGTCGTCCCGGCCCTGGAGGCGGCGGACGCGGAACGTGCGGCGGGCGCCCCCGCCCTGACCCTCCGGGACTGGACCGACGCCGCGAACCCGTACGGCCTGACCGCCGGACTGCTGGACGCGAAGGGGCGCTTCGGGATCAGCGACAACGCCTGGGCGCTGCACCTCCTGGCACTCCACGCGCTCCTCCCCGACACCTCCTACGCCTCGCTCACCGAGGCCCTGCCGATGCTGCGCGCGGTCAAGGACGCGGCCGAGCTGGAGCGCCTCGCCGCCGCGGGGGCCGCGGCCGACGCGGTCTACGGGCAGATCCTGAAGGTCCGCTTCTCCGGCCGCCGGGAGAGCGACGTGGCCGCGGACCTGGCCGCCCTCCTCCTGGAACACGGGCACTCCCAGGTCGACTTCACCGTCGTGGGGTCCGGTCCGAACGGCGCCAACCCGCACCACGAGGCCGGCGAGCGCACCATCGAGGGCGGCGACATGGTCGTCCTCGACTTCGGCGGGCTGATGCACGGCTACGGCTCCGACACCTCCCGCACGGTGCACGTCGGGGAGCCCACCGCCGAGGAACAGCGGGTCCACGACGTCGTACGGGAGGCCCAGGAGGCGGGCTGCCGGGCGGTGCGGCCCGGAGCGGCCTGCCAGGACATCGACCGGGCCGCCCGCGCCGTCATCACCGAGTTCGGCTACGGCGAACGCTTCATCCACCGCACGGGCCACGGCATCGGCGTCACCACCCATGAACCGCCCTACATGATCGAGGGCGAGGAGCTGCCGCTGGTGCCGGGCATGTGCTTCTCCGTGGAGCCGGGCATCTACCTCCCGGGCCGCTTCGGCGTCCGCATCGAGGACATCGTGACGGTCACGGAGAGCGGGGGCAGGCGGCTGAACACCACCGCCCGCGAACTGGCCGTCGTCGAGTAGGGCCCCCTGCCGCGGGGTTCGGGGCCCGCCCGGACCCCGGCCCCTCCCGTCGACGGCATCGAGGGCTGCCTCGCGCGAACGGAGCTGGACCGTCCGGTCAGTCGTCGGCCAGCACCACGCACGACTCCGGCGGCAGGTGCAGCCCGCCGTCGGCTCCCGGGGCCTCGGCGGGTTCCCAGGCGGCCAGCACCCGTCCCCCGCCCCTCCGGTGGCGGCCCGCGCCCAGCGGGACGGCCGCGGGCTTCCCGGAGAGGTTGACCACGATCCGCAGGTCGCCCCTGCGGTAGGCGATCCACCGCGCCTCCTCGTCGTACGCCGTCCTGACCGACGCCAGGTCCGGATCGGAGAGGTCCGGCAGGGTACGGCGCAGGGCGATCAGCTCGCGGTACCAGGCGTGCAGCCGGGCGTGCGGCTCCCGCTCCGGTTCGCTCCAGTCGAGGCAGGAACGGGCCCGGGTGGCCGGGTCCTGCGGATCGGGGATGTCCTCCTCCGCCCAGCCGTGCGCCCCGAACTCCCGCCGCCTGCCCTCGCGCACGGCCCG contains:
- a CDS encoding LysR family transcriptional regulator, whose product is MIDARRLRILRAVADHRTVTAAAAALYLTPSAVSQQLAALEQETGHRLVERGARGARLTAAGEILLTHANAVLAQLERAEAELAEYGAGVAGTVTVAAFATGIGLVLAPAIAELTRTAPGIRVRVQDAEGDASVPMVLDRQVDVAVAVEYRGAPGVDDRRLTRVPLYSEPFDAVLPVGHRLGGQDHVSVADLAEEVWIGPYPGNPCHDVVVLACEYAGFAPRLEHSSDDFHAVVALAGAGAGVALVPRSALRGTELGRVVVRPVEGVAPTRRVFAAVRQGAEGHPLIKPVLDALVTAAGPV
- a CDS encoding VOC family protein encodes the protein MSHIALVTLVVSDYDEALSFYTGALGFELVEDTDRGDGSRWVVVRPRGTSGTGLLLARAKDEAQRASIGAQTGGRVGFFLHTEDFAGDHARMLAAGVRFLEEPRHEVYGSVAVFEDLHGNRWDLLQPA
- a CDS encoding nucleoside/nucleotide kinase family protein, producing MDTSDLAALTARARRLAQGGHRRVLGIAGAPGAGKSTLAARIVEALEGLAVLVPMDGFHLAGAELERLGRADRKGAPDTFDAAGYAALLRRLRRPEGPHPVYAPAFDRALEEPVAGSVCVPADTPLVVTEGNYLLLDEGAWAPVRGLLDEAWFLDADPELRVSRLVDRHVRFGKPRPYAERWVAGSDERNARLVERHRGRADLVVRLR
- a CDS encoding M24 family metallopeptidase, which codes for MPSTDQPVPFTAEDYRARMIRAAEAADEAGLAGVLVAPGPDMVHLTGYRPTADTERLTLLVLRAGQDPVLVVPALEAADAERAAGAPALTLRDWTDAANPYGLTAGLLDAKGRFGISDNAWALHLLALHALLPDTSYASLTEALPMLRAVKDAAELERLAAAGAAADAVYGQILKVRFSGRRESDVAADLAALLLEHGHSQVDFTVVGSGPNGANPHHEAGERTIEGGDMVVLDFGGLMHGYGSDTSRTVHVGEPTAEEQRVHDVVREAQEAGCRAVRPGAACQDIDRAARAVITEFGYGERFIHRTGHGIGVTTHEPPYMIEGEELPLVPGMCFSVEPGIYLPGRFGVRIEDIVTVTESGGRRLNTTARELAVVE